In one window of Arthrobacter pascens DNA:
- a CDS encoding CPBP family intramembrane glutamic endopeptidase, which translates to MASTPRKPLAAQPGLYRFSVLDFATLGLYLAGGSLFVLAGALLLPVLRHLAPSPAVASYAVDLLFYGTIGALALLAARRVIARDLRILATRPWFTLFMVPAAVIAMLILTAIVVTAGGGAEVSANQEGLQSLMQQVPAWLMVPLLVVIGPFVEEYIFRHLLIGKLSRRLNIWLCCALSVVVFAALHIAGKEPITLKALLPYLAMGATLVFVYVWTGKNLMFSYFVHATKNLVAVIFIYSIPPEVYERLQQMQP; encoded by the coding sequence ATGGCCTCAACACCTCGGAAACCACTGGCTGCGCAGCCCGGGCTGTACCGGTTTTCCGTCCTCGATTTCGCCACTCTGGGCCTCTACCTGGCAGGGGGGTCGTTGTTCGTTCTGGCCGGGGCGCTGCTCCTGCCGGTTCTGCGGCACCTGGCCCCAAGTCCCGCTGTGGCATCCTATGCGGTTGACCTCCTGTTTTACGGGACCATCGGGGCATTGGCGCTGTTGGCCGCCCGCCGGGTGATAGCCCGGGACCTCCGCATTCTCGCCACCCGACCCTGGTTCACGCTGTTCATGGTGCCGGCCGCGGTTATCGCCATGCTGATCCTGACGGCCATCGTGGTGACGGCCGGCGGGGGCGCCGAGGTTTCCGCAAATCAGGAAGGGCTGCAGTCGCTGATGCAGCAGGTCCCGGCGTGGCTCATGGTCCCGCTGCTGGTGGTGATAGGCCCGTTCGTGGAGGAGTACATCTTCCGCCACCTGCTGATCGGCAAACTCAGCCGCCGGCTCAACATCTGGTTATGCTGCGCCCTGTCAGTGGTGGTGTTTGCCGCCCTGCACATCGCAGGCAAGGAGCCGATCACCCTCAAGGCGCTGCTCCCGTACCTGGCGATGGGTGCAACCCTCGTCTTTGTCTATGTGTGGACCGGGAAGAACCTGATGTTTTCCTATTTTGTGCACGCCACCAAGAACCTCGTCGCGGTCATCTTCATCTACAGCATCCCGCCGGAGGTTTACGAGCGGCTCCAGCAGATGCAGCCCTAG
- a CDS encoding 1,4-dihydroxy-2-naphthoyl-CoA synthase, with protein sequence MSNQLPAKVSDIFDPSRWRAVSGFDDFQDMTYHRQVERSADGTVLRDLPTVRIAFDRPEVRNAFRPGTVDELYRAMDHARMTPDVATVLLTGNGPSAKDGGHSFCSGGDQRIRGRDGYRYVVQNTGVQNTGAQGTAVQDTADAGTQEIIDPARAGRLHILEVQRLMRTMPKVVIAVVNGWAAGGGHSLHVVADLTIASRQHGKFKQTDATVGSFDAGYGSALLARQIGQKAAREIFFLAREYSAEDMVRMGAVNEAVDHDRLEEVALEYAADIARQSPQAIRMLKFAFNLADDGLAGQQVFAGEATRLAYMTDEAVEGKEAFLEKRDPDWSRFPHYF encoded by the coding sequence GTGAGTAACCAACTTCCCGCCAAGGTGTCCGACATATTCGACCCCAGCCGCTGGCGCGCCGTGTCCGGTTTTGATGACTTCCAGGACATGACGTACCACCGCCAGGTAGAACGGAGCGCGGACGGCACGGTACTGCGGGACCTGCCCACCGTCAGGATCGCCTTCGACCGGCCGGAAGTCCGGAACGCCTTCCGCCCGGGCACCGTCGACGAGCTTTACCGCGCCATGGACCACGCTCGGATGACACCGGATGTGGCCACGGTCCTGCTCACCGGCAACGGCCCGTCCGCCAAGGACGGCGGTCATTCGTTCTGCTCCGGCGGAGACCAGCGCATCCGGGGCAGGGACGGATACAGGTACGTAGTACAAAACACAGGAGTACAAAACACTGGAGCACAGGGCACGGCAGTACAAGACACAGCCGACGCCGGGACGCAGGAAATCATCGACCCCGCCCGCGCCGGCAGGCTCCACATCCTGGAGGTCCAGCGGCTCATGCGCACCATGCCCAAGGTGGTCATCGCCGTCGTGAATGGCTGGGCGGCCGGCGGCGGGCATTCCCTGCACGTCGTTGCAGACCTCACCATCGCTTCCCGCCAGCACGGCAAGTTCAAGCAGACCGACGCCACGGTGGGCAGTTTCGACGCCGGATACGGCTCCGCGCTGCTGGCCCGCCAGATCGGTCAGAAAGCCGCCCGGGAGATCTTTTTCCTGGCCCGTGAGTACTCCGCCGAGGACATGGTGCGGATGGGGGCCGTGAACGAGGCCGTGGACCACGACCGGCTGGAGGAAGTGGCCCTGGAATACGCTGCCGACATCGCCCGGCAGTCTCCGCAGGCCATCCGGATGCTCAAATTTGCCTTCAACCTGGCGGACGACGGACTCGCCGGACAGCAGGTGTTCGCCGGCGAGGCCACCCGCCTGGCATACATGACCGACGAGGCCGTGGAGGGCAAGGAAGCGTTCCTGGAAAAGCGGGACCCTGACTGGTCACGCTTCCCGCACTATTTCTAA
- a CDS encoding carbohydrate ABC transporter permease — protein MANPTVSPMAAPEVLSPVPVRTKSQQRRRNRYVIAPLILIGINVVLFLVFFVWPGALGLIYSFTDYRGVGKLHFIGLANFQKLFADSTFYAALSRTFLYTVLSVPLVYVSSLGVAALLVSKAVRGRTAAKVVIFLPWLISPIVVGVIWKWMFGQDFGFVNFVISTLGGSPVQWSSNGNLALMVVIFAAAWGGTAFNMLLFIAALKNIPEALLEAAELDGANAWQRFRNVTLPGIAPTSFMVILLSTIHAMKEFAMIQALTNGGPGTENTLIVQYIYKTGFEQSKVGYASAASMVLMVVLLAIALIQLRFNRKKG, from the coding sequence GTGGCCAATCCAACCGTGAGTCCCATGGCAGCCCCTGAGGTGCTCAGCCCGGTTCCCGTCCGCACCAAATCCCAGCAGCGGCGCCGGAACCGCTACGTCATTGCGCCGCTGATCCTCATCGGCATCAACGTGGTGCTGTTCCTGGTGTTCTTCGTCTGGCCCGGTGCGCTGGGGCTGATCTACTCGTTCACGGACTACCGGGGCGTGGGCAAGCTGCACTTCATCGGCCTGGCCAACTTCCAGAAGCTCTTTGCGGACAGCACCTTCTATGCTGCGTTGAGCCGTACCTTCCTCTACACCGTGCTGTCGGTGCCACTGGTCTACGTGTCGTCCCTGGGCGTCGCAGCCCTCCTGGTCAGCAAGGCCGTCAGGGGGCGGACCGCGGCGAAGGTGGTAATCTTCCTCCCCTGGCTGATCTCACCCATCGTGGTCGGCGTCATCTGGAAATGGATGTTCGGCCAGGACTTCGGCTTCGTGAACTTCGTAATCTCGACGCTGGGCGGGAGCCCTGTGCAGTGGTCCAGCAACGGAAACCTGGCCCTGATGGTGGTCATCTTCGCCGCGGCCTGGGGCGGGACGGCCTTCAACATGCTCCTGTTCATCGCCGCGCTGAAGAACATTCCGGAGGCACTGCTGGAAGCGGCTGAACTGGACGGAGCCAACGCCTGGCAACGGTTCCGGAATGTGACCCTGCCTGGAATCGCACCAACGTCGTTCATGGTCATATTGCTCTCCACGATCCACGCCATGAAGGAATTCGCCATGATCCAGGCCCTCACCAACGGCGGGCCCGGCACGGAGAACACCCTGATCGTCCAGTACATCTACAAGACCGGCTTTGAGCAGTCCAAAGTGGGATACGCCAGTGCGGCGTCCATGGTGCTGATGGTTGTCCTGCTCGCCATCGCGCTCATCCAGCTTCGCTTCAACCGGAAGAAGGGCTGA
- a CDS encoding ABC transporter substrate-binding protein: MSQQTRISNISRRQFGLTAFGLSAVAAGLTACGSSGGGGDASSGPKTLQLILSGDTNQGGAFAAAAKKYKEATGVTIEVVDVPTADIATKLKNAATANDLPALARVTGIDPLWANQMQDLTDIAKSHKIDENFLQEAPDGSIPAIPSDLTAVGLFVNKTLFEKAGVAFPTSIDKTWTWDEFIAAVNQVREKAGAKYGVVMDRSGHRLRAMMYEFGSTAFAKDGDKYAGDDEAVQTMEYFRKINDDKTMPKSVWLSGEDGNAMFKSGQVAAYYSGSWQVADFNKNIKDFEWMSVPLPKQKVNATNLGGGFMIAFKDTGADEEAKKFIDWFYDDANYTEFAKLGGYLPVKDLKVEYPFQQASFELYQKQIAGNQAKGDNAIKRVVSEAYAEAPFSGDPLRDETVKMLGGSQDAKTTVQNIVKLYNGG; encoded by the coding sequence TTGTCACAGCAGACAAGAATCTCCAACATCAGCCGTAGGCAGTTCGGGCTGACGGCATTCGGCCTTTCAGCCGTTGCCGCCGGACTCACCGCCTGCGGAAGCAGCGGCGGCGGCGGGGACGCCTCGTCGGGGCCCAAGACCCTCCAGCTGATCCTCTCAGGCGACACCAACCAGGGAGGTGCCTTCGCCGCGGCAGCCAAGAAGTACAAGGAAGCCACCGGCGTCACCATCGAGGTGGTGGACGTTCCCACGGCAGACATCGCCACCAAGCTGAAGAACGCCGCGACAGCCAATGACCTGCCGGCCCTGGCCCGTGTCACCGGCATTGACCCGCTCTGGGCCAACCAGATGCAGGACCTCACTGACATCGCGAAGTCCCACAAGATCGATGAGAACTTCCTGCAGGAGGCGCCGGACGGCAGCATCCCGGCCATCCCGTCGGACCTCACCGCAGTGGGCCTGTTCGTCAACAAGACCCTGTTCGAGAAGGCCGGGGTTGCTTTCCCCACCTCCATCGACAAAACCTGGACCTGGGACGAATTTATCGCCGCGGTCAACCAGGTGCGCGAAAAGGCAGGCGCCAAGTACGGCGTGGTCATGGACCGCTCGGGCCACCGCCTGCGCGCGATGATGTACGAGTTTGGCAGCACGGCCTTCGCCAAGGACGGCGACAAGTACGCCGGTGACGACGAGGCCGTGCAGACGATGGAGTACTTCCGGAAGATCAACGACGACAAGACAATGCCGAAATCCGTCTGGCTCAGCGGTGAGGATGGCAACGCGATGTTCAAGAGCGGCCAGGTCGCGGCGTACTACTCCGGTAGCTGGCAGGTTGCCGACTTCAACAAGAACATCAAGGACTTTGAATGGATGTCGGTGCCGCTTCCCAAGCAGAAGGTCAACGCCACCAACCTTGGCGGCGGCTTCATGATCGCCTTCAAGGACACCGGCGCTGATGAGGAAGCCAAGAAGTTCATCGACTGGTTCTACGACGACGCCAACTACACGGAGTTCGCCAAGCTCGGCGGCTACCTGCCGGTCAAGGACCTGAAGGTTGAGTACCCCTTCCAGCAGGCCTCCTTCGAGCTGTACCAGAAGCAGATCGCCGGCAACCAGGCCAAGGGCGACAACGCCATCAAGCGGGTGGTCTCTGAAGCGTACGCAGAGGCTCCGTTCTCGGGCGACCCGCTGCGGGACGAGACCGTCAAGATGCTCGGCGGCAGCCAGGACGCCAAAACGACGGTCCAGAACATCGTGAAGCTCTACAACGGAGGATAA
- a CDS encoding carbohydrate ABC transporter permease, whose translation MASATDLPPIVGEVAIPAVKAARSRGGREGRTRLSAPLTGLLWLVVGIYALPLLWFILSSFKPGSELFSYPLSMFPREWTFQGFFDAWERVDFARYFLNTATVALVTTALTVFFSACTGYALAKYNNKGTRLFFVCILATTMLPTEVILNPTFTVIRDLGLYNSLAGIIVPSVLTATGVFMFRQFFLTVPDDLLHSARIDGASELAIFFRIMLPLSRPILFTLAIFSFQWRWNDYIWPLIVLNDPKSYTLQVALRSIVGAENIDWPVLLGASVISILPLVLVFAVFQKYVLNADVNAGLKD comes from the coding sequence ATGGCTTCAGCAACCGACCTGCCCCCCATCGTGGGAGAAGTCGCCATTCCCGCTGTGAAGGCCGCCCGCAGCCGGGGAGGGCGGGAGGGCCGCACCCGGCTGTCAGCACCCCTGACCGGCCTCCTGTGGCTGGTAGTAGGCATCTATGCGCTGCCGCTGCTGTGGTTCATCCTGAGCTCCTTCAAGCCCGGCAGCGAACTGTTCAGCTATCCGCTGTCCATGTTCCCGAGGGAGTGGACGTTCCAGGGCTTTTTTGACGCCTGGGAGCGCGTTGACTTTGCCCGCTACTTCCTGAACACAGCCACGGTTGCCCTGGTCACCACGGCGCTGACCGTCTTCTTCAGTGCCTGCACCGGCTACGCCCTGGCCAAGTACAACAACAAGGGCACGCGGCTGTTCTTCGTCTGCATCCTCGCCACCACCATGCTCCCCACCGAAGTGATCCTGAACCCGACGTTCACGGTGATCCGGGACCTGGGCCTCTACAACTCCCTGGCCGGCATCATCGTGCCGTCCGTCCTGACCGCAACGGGCGTCTTCATGTTCCGCCAGTTCTTCCTGACCGTCCCGGACGACCTGCTGCATTCAGCCCGGATCGACGGCGCCAGTGAACTCGCCATCTTCTTCCGGATCATGCTGCCGCTGTCCAGGCCCATCCTGTTCACCCTGGCCATCTTCTCCTTCCAGTGGCGCTGGAATGACTACATCTGGCCGTTGATCGTGCTGAACGATCCCAAGTCGTACACCCTCCAGGTGGCGCTGCGGAGCATCGTCGGTGCGGAGAACATCGACTGGCCGGTGCTGCTGGGGGCCTCGGTGATCTCCATCCTGCCGCTGGTCCTGGTGTTCGCCGTGTTCCAAAAGTACGTCCTCAACGCCGATGTCAACGCCGGCCTGAAGGACTAA
- a CDS encoding ABC-F family ATP-binding cassette domain-containing protein, translating into MTEHLNLSDVSHSYGDRQLLDSINLVITAGEHVAIVGENGAGKSTLLRILAGLETADEGTTVIHGRVGYLAQTHGLPESFTVGAAIDASLASLRALEAELDRLEAGLADAGDDELETYGRLQTEYQLREGYAAESRVEAALDRLGLGGLDRNRVLGTLSGGEQERVALACVLADPADILLLDEPTNHLDARGTAWLEDRLAAHRGTVVVVSHDRVLLRKVAATIIEVDAERRAVTRYGNGYNGYLREKAAERQRWVQQYHGWIEAMESEKRQAETVAGTMGYGRQRDGDKMGFDFKAGTWQKAASSQVRNAQERLRRLEASPVERPPVPLRLNTNMAVDLVAPPHATQDGAPVLAGRGVSVPGRLARTDFQAGADEKILITGPNGAGKSTLLSVLAGTLQPASGWVKRPERIGYLQQELELPQRPSLRLLPAFAAGLGGNIDEHAEALLRLGLFRTSEFHVPVGSLSAGQQRRLALARLLLGGYGTLIVDEPTNHLAPVLVEQLEVALAEFAGTVVMVSHDRALREWFAGCARRSRDAAHGRQGTHAGSAAVGRWIRYSMDNGVLAPA; encoded by the coding sequence TTGACTGAACACCTGAACCTTTCCGACGTCTCCCACAGCTACGGCGACCGCCAGCTGCTGGACAGCATCAACCTGGTCATCACGGCCGGCGAGCATGTGGCGATCGTGGGGGAAAATGGCGCCGGCAAATCCACCCTGCTCCGGATCCTGGCCGGGCTCGAAACTGCCGACGAGGGCACAACGGTCATCCACGGGCGGGTGGGCTACCTCGCCCAGACTCACGGGCTGCCGGAATCCTTCACGGTCGGAGCCGCCATCGACGCTTCCCTGGCATCATTGCGTGCCCTCGAAGCGGAACTCGACCGGCTCGAGGCGGGCCTGGCCGATGCCGGCGACGACGAGCTGGAAACCTACGGCAGGCTGCAGACCGAGTACCAGCTGCGGGAGGGGTACGCAGCGGAATCCCGGGTGGAGGCCGCGCTTGACCGGCTGGGCCTGGGCGGGCTGGACCGGAACCGGGTTCTGGGCACGCTCTCCGGCGGCGAACAGGAACGCGTGGCCTTGGCCTGCGTGCTGGCTGATCCGGCCGACATCCTGCTCCTGGACGAACCCACCAACCACCTGGACGCGCGCGGAACCGCCTGGCTGGAGGATCGCCTGGCCGCCCACCGCGGCACAGTGGTGGTGGTCTCCCACGACCGCGTTCTGCTCCGCAAAGTCGCCGCCACCATCATCGAAGTGGACGCCGAGCGCCGTGCCGTGACCCGCTACGGCAACGGCTACAACGGGTACCTCCGGGAGAAGGCGGCCGAGCGCCAGCGCTGGGTCCAGCAGTATCACGGGTGGATCGAGGCGATGGAGTCGGAAAAGCGCCAGGCGGAGACCGTGGCGGGAACCATGGGCTACGGCCGCCAACGCGACGGCGACAAGATGGGCTTCGACTTCAAGGCGGGTACCTGGCAGAAAGCGGCCAGTAGCCAGGTCAGGAATGCCCAGGAGCGCCTCCGCCGGCTCGAAGCCAGCCCGGTGGAACGGCCGCCAGTGCCCCTGCGGCTCAACACAAACATGGCCGTGGACCTTGTTGCCCCGCCCCATGCCACGCAGGACGGCGCTCCTGTGCTGGCGGGCCGCGGTGTCAGCGTTCCCGGCCGGCTGGCACGCACTGATTTCCAGGCCGGCGCGGACGAAAAGATCCTTATTACCGGCCCCAACGGCGCCGGCAAGTCCACCCTGCTGTCCGTGCTGGCAGGAACGCTGCAACCCGCTAGCGGCTGGGTCAAACGGCCTGAACGGATCGGCTACCTGCAACAGGAACTGGAACTGCCGCAGCGGCCTTCCCTCCGGCTGCTGCCGGCTTTCGCCGCAGGCCTGGGCGGCAACATCGATGAGCATGCCGAGGCGCTCCTGCGCCTGGGGCTGTTCCGGACCAGCGAGTTCCACGTCCCGGTGGGGAGCCTGTCTGCCGGCCAGCAGCGCAGGCTCGCCCTGGCCCGGCTGCTGCTGGGCGGCTACGGCACCCTGATAGTGGACGAACCCACCAACCACCTCGCGCCGGTGCTGGTGGAACAGCTGGAGGTGGCGCTCGCTGAGTTCGCCGGGACAGTGGTGATGGTCAGCCACGACCGTGCCCTGCGGGAATGGTTTGCCGGGTGCGCGCGCAGAAGCCGGGACGCTGCCCACGGACGCCAAGGCACCCATGCGGGGAGCGCCGCCGTCGGACGCTGGATCCGGTATTCGATGGACAACGGCGTGCTCGCCCCGGCCTGA
- a CDS encoding molybdopterin oxidoreductase — translation MITKNLFLQGIYPFRGSGLEKPVPIHSELSHYVPDGVINQALYFRGGNSSPELITVVLMRNGVPMRYFPIGAKSDVHVPLRVVEDIEGGTVIELYLVAPDGVGGSVVIDLGMVEH, via the coding sequence GTGATCACCAAGAACCTTTTCCTGCAAGGCATCTACCCGTTTAGGGGCTCGGGGCTCGAAAAGCCGGTCCCGATCCACAGCGAGCTGTCGCACTACGTTCCGGACGGGGTGATCAACCAGGCACTGTACTTCCGGGGCGGGAACTCCAGCCCTGAACTGATCACCGTAGTGCTGATGCGGAACGGGGTGCCCATGCGGTACTTTCCCATCGGAGCCAAGAGCGATGTCCACGTGCCGCTGCGGGTGGTGGAGGACATCGAGGGCGGTACGGTGATCGAGCTCTACCTTGTGGCCCCGGATGGCGTTGGGGGATCCGTGGTCATCGACCTGGGCATGGTGGAACACTGA
- a CDS encoding 1,4-dihydroxy-2-naphthoate polyprenyltransferase has protein sequence MATAAQWIQGARIRTLPSAIAPVLIGTAAAYEMDAFRPINAVLAALVALLLQIGVNYANDYSDGIRGTDEDRVGPLRLVGSGAAPAEQVKYVAFAAFAAAMLFGLALVVITQSWWLILVGLGCVMAAWGYTGGKNPYGYMGLGDVFVFVFFGLVATLGTTYTQAGQINLASIIGAIGTGLIACALLMANNVRDIPTDTQAGKKTLAVRLGDKHARESYVLMLAVAILLVVILAPGRPWMLIVLLLIPACLMPAWLMINGRKRKSLIPVLKQTGLINLGYSMLFSVGLVLSHGF, from the coding sequence GTGGCCACAGCCGCACAATGGATCCAAGGCGCCCGCATCCGGACTTTGCCGTCGGCGATCGCGCCGGTGCTGATCGGCACCGCCGCAGCCTATGAAATGGATGCGTTCCGCCCGATTAACGCGGTGCTGGCCGCCCTCGTGGCGCTCCTCCTGCAGATCGGCGTGAACTACGCCAACGACTACTCCGACGGCATCCGTGGCACGGACGAGGACAGGGTGGGTCCGCTGCGCCTGGTGGGCTCCGGTGCGGCTCCAGCGGAACAGGTCAAGTATGTGGCGTTCGCAGCCTTCGCGGCAGCCATGCTGTTCGGGCTTGCGTTGGTGGTGATCACCCAGAGCTGGTGGCTGATCCTCGTGGGCCTGGGCTGCGTCATGGCCGCATGGGGGTACACCGGCGGCAAGAACCCCTATGGCTACATGGGGCTGGGCGACGTCTTTGTGTTTGTGTTCTTTGGCCTGGTGGCCACGCTGGGCACCACGTACACCCAGGCCGGGCAGATCAACCTCGCATCGATCATTGGCGCGATCGGCACCGGGCTCATCGCGTGTGCCCTGCTGATGGCCAACAATGTCCGGGACATTCCCACGGATACCCAGGCCGGGAAAAAGACGCTGGCAGTCCGGCTCGGAGACAAGCATGCCCGCGAAAGCTACGTGCTGATGCTCGCTGTCGCCATCCTGCTGGTGGTGATCCTGGCGCCCGGGCGCCCGTGGATGCTGATCGTACTGCTGCTCATCCCGGCCTGCCTGATGCCTGCCTGGCTGATGATTAACGGCCGCAAACGCAAGAGCCTGATCCCCGTGCTCAAGCAGACAGGGCTCATCAACCTCGGCTACAGCATGCTGTTCTCAGTGGGGCTTGTGCTCAGCCACGGCTTCTAG
- a CDS encoding AMP-binding protein, translated as MNKGPVNIDPALKALAAALHGEGPAVELSVRTDGGLVVGHVDTPGCDDAVAVVRTSGSTGVPKATILTVEALAASSMATALALKGEGQWLLALPVQYVAGVQVLVRSLFAGTRPWVMDMSGGFTPEAFTAAARELTDKIRFTSLVPTQLQRLLDAPSPETLAALRRFNGILLGGAPAPAGLLDAAHDAGLRVYTTYGSAETCGGCVYDGLPLEGVEVRVAEDGRILLGGDTVAAGYLDAPEEASDTFFEEDGVRWYRTSDLGTLDADGRLTVLGRADDVIITGGVKVSAAHVQAELEKSDGVLAAFVTGVPSAEWGQAVAAYVALSGAADVQGAASPGGEHAVVLEQEWHRTLGLIAPKTVLADSALPMLPNGKPDRLAMTRRLNALHQGK; from the coding sequence ATGAATAAAGGACCAGTCAACATCGACCCCGCACTCAAGGCCCTGGCGGCCGCCCTCCATGGTGAGGGTCCCGCCGTCGAACTTTCCGTTCGCACTGATGGCGGGCTGGTGGTGGGCCATGTGGACACGCCCGGCTGCGACGACGCTGTTGCGGTGGTCCGCACTTCAGGATCCACCGGTGTTCCCAAGGCCACCATCCTGACAGTCGAGGCATTGGCCGCCTCCTCCATGGCCACCGCGCTGGCCCTCAAGGGCGAGGGCCAGTGGCTCCTGGCGCTGCCCGTGCAGTACGTGGCCGGAGTGCAGGTCCTGGTGCGTTCGCTGTTCGCCGGCACCCGTCCGTGGGTGATGGACATGTCCGGCGGCTTCACGCCTGAGGCCTTCACCGCCGCTGCCCGGGAGCTGACGGACAAGATCCGCTTCACGTCCCTGGTCCCCACCCAACTGCAGCGGCTGCTTGACGCGCCCTCACCCGAGACCCTCGCCGCGCTCCGACGGTTCAACGGAATCCTGCTGGGCGGGGCACCTGCGCCGGCGGGATTGCTGGATGCGGCGCACGATGCGGGACTCCGCGTCTACACCACCTACGGCTCCGCTGAAACCTGCGGCGGCTGCGTCTACGACGGCCTGCCCCTGGAAGGGGTGGAGGTCCGTGTGGCCGAGGACGGCCGCATCCTACTGGGAGGCGACACCGTGGCCGCCGGCTACCTGGATGCGCCGGAAGAGGCCTCCGATACGTTCTTCGAGGAGGACGGCGTCCGCTGGTACCGCACCAGTGATCTGGGCACCCTCGACGCCGATGGCCGGCTCACCGTGCTGGGCCGGGCCGACGACGTCATCATCACCGGCGGCGTGAAAGTCTCCGCCGCGCACGTGCAGGCGGAACTGGAAAAGTCCGACGGCGTCCTTGCCGCCTTTGTTACCGGCGTGCCGTCCGCTGAGTGGGGCCAGGCCGTGGCTGCCTACGTAGCGCTGTCCGGTGCCGCGGATGTCCAGGGCGCCGCCTCCCCCGGCGGGGAACACGCCGTCGTGCTTGAACAGGAATGGCACCGGACGCTGGGCCTCATCGCCCCCAAGACCGTCCTCGCCGATTCGGCGCTGCCGATGCTGCCGAACGGCAAGCCCGACAGGCTGGCAATGACCCGCCGGCTCAACGCCCTGCATCAGGGAAAGTAG
- a CDS encoding DUF4229 domain-containing protein yields MAFLKYSLIRLALFAPLFVLFYVLGLGAIMSVVCAGLIAFALAYLFFQKQRDEVTAAMRYRFSGKAKPLRSAGEVEDAEAEDALLDANPDVTIRNEVKRTEAGGNAGGKTARGKEG; encoded by the coding sequence GTGGCTTTCCTGAAATACTCCCTGATCCGGCTGGCGCTCTTCGCGCCGCTCTTTGTGCTGTTCTACGTCCTGGGCCTGGGGGCGATCATGTCCGTCGTCTGCGCGGGCCTGATTGCCTTCGCGCTGGCCTACCTGTTCTTCCAGAAGCAGCGGGACGAGGTCACGGCAGCCATGCGCTACCGGTTCTCCGGCAAGGCCAAGCCGCTCCGCAGCGCCGGTGAGGTGGAGGACGCAGAAGCCGAGGACGCGCTCCTTGACGCCAACCCTGATGTCACCATACGCAACGAAGTGAAGCGTACCGAGGCCGGGGGCAACGCCGGGGGCAAAACAGCCCGCGGCAAAGAAGGCTAG